A portion of the Halogeometricum sp. S1BR25-6 genome contains these proteins:
- a CDS encoding DUF1684 domain-containing protein produces MTEQNASADVDPESYADELRRKREEKNDFFGSHPQSPIPPEERDAFDGLDYFDPNPDARVEATVSVHEDPEPVPMETTAGNEVRYLRLVTFSFELRGEAVELHGYQQEREDDEAVFVPFRDKTTGQQSYRNGRYIELHPDEPLADGETIVLDFNLAYTPFCAYSETFACPLPPEENWLDVAVAAGERDWNSTN; encoded by the coding sequence ATGACCGAGCAGAACGCTTCAGCGGACGTCGACCCCGAGTCGTACGCCGACGAACTGCGGCGCAAGCGCGAGGAGAAGAACGACTTCTTCGGGTCGCACCCGCAGTCGCCGATTCCCCCCGAGGAGCGCGACGCCTTCGACGGACTGGACTACTTCGACCCGAACCCGGACGCGCGCGTCGAGGCGACGGTCAGCGTTCACGAGGACCCCGAACCCGTACCGATGGAGACGACGGCGGGCAACGAGGTGCGGTACCTCCGGCTGGTCACCTTCTCTTTCGAACTCCGCGGCGAGGCGGTCGAACTGCACGGCTACCAGCAGGAACGCGAGGACGACGAGGCGGTGTTCGTCCCCTTCCGCGACAAGACGACCGGTCAGCAGAGCTACCGGAACGGGCGGTACATCGAACTCCACCCCGACGAACCGCTCGCGGACGGCGAGACGATCGTCCTCGATTTCAACCTCGCCTACACGCCGTTCTGCGCGTACAGCGAGACGTTCGCCTGCCCGCTCCCGCCCGAGGAGAACTGGCTCGACGTGGCCGTCGCCGCGGGCGAACGCGACTGGAACAGTACCAATTAA